The following proteins come from a genomic window of Sinorhizobium fredii NGR234:
- a CDS encoding nitrate reductase — protein sequence MAHEVKTTCPYCGVGCGVIARVSDDGAVSVKGDPEHPANFGRLCSKGAALAETLDLDGRLLHPEIGGRRAGWDEALDLVAEKFSQSIAEHGPDSVALYVSGQLLTEDYYLANKLMKGFIGSANIDTNSRLCMSSSVAGHRRAFGSDTVPGSYEDLELADLVILTGSNMAWCHPVLYQRLAAAKANRPEMQVVVIDPRRTMTADIADMHLAIAPDGDVALFNGLLVHLAESGAIGWDYVSANTNGFAEALQAASGLDLPALSDATGLAQKQLREFFRLFEATEKVVTCYSQGVNQSSAGTDKVNAILNCHLAAGRIGRPGMGPFSLTGQPNAMGGREVGGLANMLAAHLDIEKSVDRDLVRRFWGAPAVASKPGLKAVDMFRAVADGRIKALWIMATNPVVSMPDADAVEAAIKACPFVVVSEMQRQTDTARHAHVALPSLGWGEKDGTVTNSERRISRQRAFLAAPGEARADWWQLAEVARRMGFQEAFRHSSQSEIFAEHAALSGFENDGRRDFDISAHAVIETAAYDALAPFQWPQPKDKAPQERRFFAEGGFYHADGRARFIAVQAPQPRRVDAAFPYTLNTGRVRDHWHTMTRSGKSARLSSHLAEPFVEIHPRDAQTIGVSDADLVTIESPLGAAIVRALVTDRQAEGNLFVPMHWNDQFASKARIDALVAPLTDPFSGQPASKNVAVRAKRFSAKTYGFAVSATKPEGLDAAYWAVAKAEGGWRMELAQTDVDGDWIDWCRKAFSIPAEIDPIGYTDRTSGEFRLAFFDGERLLAALFLSPRPVAVARNWAVSQLSASHANLSKRFAVAAGRPGADKPDPGATVCSCFSVGVNQITAAIREGCHSVEAVGQKTSAGTNCGSCRSEIRGIIHACLAAAAE from the coding sequence ATGGCGCACGAGGTCAAGACCACCTGTCCCTATTGCGGCGTCGGCTGCGGCGTCATCGCCCGCGTGAGTGATGACGGTGCCGTCAGCGTCAAGGGCGATCCCGAGCATCCGGCCAATTTCGGCCGGCTCTGCTCGAAGGGCGCGGCGCTCGCCGAAACCCTCGATCTCGACGGCCGTCTCCTCCATCCGGAAATCGGCGGCCGCCGCGCAGGTTGGGACGAAGCACTTGACCTCGTAGCCGAAAAATTTTCGCAAAGCATCGCCGAGCACGGACCGGATTCGGTGGCCCTTTACGTGTCGGGGCAATTGCTGACCGAGGACTACTACCTCGCCAACAAGCTGATGAAGGGCTTCATCGGCTCCGCCAATATCGATACCAATTCGCGCCTCTGCATGTCGTCTTCTGTCGCCGGCCATCGGCGCGCCTTCGGCTCGGATACGGTGCCGGGCAGCTATGAGGATCTGGAACTCGCCGATCTCGTCATCCTGACCGGCTCCAACATGGCCTGGTGCCATCCGGTGCTCTACCAGCGCCTGGCGGCGGCGAAGGCAAACCGCCCGGAGATGCAGGTCGTCGTCATCGATCCCCGGCGGACCATGACGGCCGACATCGCCGACATGCATCTGGCGATCGCGCCGGACGGCGACGTGGCGCTTTTCAACGGGCTCCTCGTTCATCTTGCCGAGAGCGGCGCCATCGGCTGGGACTATGTTTCGGCCAATACCAACGGCTTCGCCGAGGCCCTTCAGGCCGCTTCGGGTCTCGATCTCCCTGCCCTGTCGGACGCGACGGGCCTCGCGCAAAAACAGCTGCGCGAATTCTTTCGTCTGTTCGAAGCGACAGAAAAGGTCGTGACCTGCTACAGCCAGGGCGTCAACCAATCGTCCGCCGGCACCGACAAGGTCAACGCCATCCTCAACTGTCACCTTGCGGCCGGCCGCATCGGCCGCCCGGGCATGGGCCCCTTCTCGCTGACGGGCCAGCCCAATGCGATGGGCGGGCGCGAAGTCGGCGGGCTTGCCAATATGCTTGCCGCCCACCTCGATATCGAGAAGTCGGTCGACCGCGATCTGGTGCGGCGCTTCTGGGGGGCTCCCGCAGTCGCCTCGAAGCCGGGCCTCAAGGCGGTGGATATGTTCCGCGCCGTTGCCGACGGCCGCATCAAGGCGCTGTGGATCATGGCGACCAACCCGGTCGTCTCGATGCCCGACGCCGACGCCGTCGAAGCGGCGATCAAGGCCTGCCCCTTCGTCGTCGTCTCCGAGATGCAGCGACAGACCGATACCGCCCGGCACGCCCATGTAGCCCTGCCGTCGCTCGGCTGGGGCGAAAAGGACGGCACCGTGACCAATTCGGAGCGGCGCATCTCGCGCCAGCGTGCCTTTCTCGCGGCGCCCGGCGAAGCGCGCGCCGACTGGTGGCAACTCGCCGAGGTCGCGCGGCGGATGGGATTTCAGGAGGCCTTCCGCCATTCGTCGCAGTCCGAGATCTTTGCCGAGCACGCCGCTCTTTCCGGCTTCGAAAACGACGGCCGCCGCGATTTCGATATCAGCGCCCATGCGGTGATCGAAACGGCGGCCTATGACGCTCTCGCCCCTTTCCAATGGCCGCAGCCAAAGGACAAGGCACCGCAGGAGAGACGCTTCTTCGCGGAAGGCGGGTTCTACCATGCGGATGGCCGCGCCCGCTTCATCGCCGTTCAGGCGCCGCAGCCGCGCCGTGTCGATGCGGCCTTCCCCTATACCCTCAATACCGGCCGGGTTCGAGACCACTGGCACACGATGACCCGCTCCGGCAAGAGCGCGCGGCTTTCCAGTCATCTGGCCGAGCCCTTCGTCGAAATCCACCCGCGCGATGCGCAGACCATCGGCGTATCCGATGCCGATCTCGTGACGATCGAGAGCCCGCTTGGCGCGGCGATCGTGCGGGCTCTGGTCACCGATCGCCAGGCCGAAGGCAATCTCTTCGTGCCGATGCACTGGAATGATCAATTCGCCTCGAAGGCGCGCATCGACGCTCTCGTCGCGCCTCTGACCGACCCCTTCTCCGGCCAGCCGGCGTCGAAGAACGTCGCAGTCCGGGCCAAACGCTTCTCGGCCAAGACATACGGCTTCGCCGTTTCGGCAACGAAGCCCGAGGGGCTCGACGCCGCCTATTGGGCGGTTGCCAAGGCCGAGGGCGGATGGCGGATGGAGCTTGCCCAGACCGATGTGGACGGCGATTGGATCGACTGGTGCCGGAAGGCCTTTTCAATTCCCGCCGAAATCGACCCGATCGGCTATACGGACCGGACCTCCGGCGAATTCCGCCTCGCCTTCTTCGACGGCGAAAGGTTGCTCGCCGCGCTGTTCCTGTCGCCCCGGCCGGTCGCCGTGGCGCGGAACTGGGCGGTTTCGCAGCTTAGTGCTTCGCACGCCAATCTCAGCAAGCGCTTCGCGGTTGCCGCCGGCCGCCCCGGTGCCGACAAGCCCGACCCGGGGGCGACCGTCTGTTCCTGCTTCAGCGTCGGTGTCAACCAGATCACCGCCGCCATCCGTGAAGGCTGTCACAGCGTCGAGGCGGTCGGTCAAAAGACCAGCGCCGGCACCAATTGCGGCTCCTGCCGCTCCGAAATCAGGGGGATCATCCATGCATGCCTTGCCGCCGCTGCCGAATGA
- the nirD gene encoding nitrite reductase small subunit NirD, whose translation MTMNWIAIGEISDIPLRGARCVKTPIGKIAVFRTAENEVFAIEDHCPHKGGPLSQGIVHGNAVTCPLHNWVISLETGKALGADEGAVRTIPVKNDNGALSIALENLTLAAAE comes from the coding sequence ATGACAATGAACTGGATTGCTATTGGCGAGATCAGCGACATTCCGCTGCGCGGTGCCCGTTGCGTCAAGACGCCGATCGGCAAGATCGCCGTCTTCCGCACCGCCGAGAACGAGGTCTTCGCGATCGAGGATCACTGCCCGCACAAGGGCGGGCCGCTCAGCCAGGGCATTGTCCATGGCAATGCCGTCACCTGCCCGCTGCACAACTGGGTGATCTCGCTCGAAACCGGCAAGGCGCTGGGTGCCGACGAAGGCGCGGTACGCACCATCCCGGTGAAGAACGACAACGGCGCCCTCTCCATCGCGCTTGAGAACCTGACGCTGGCCGCCGCGGAGTAG
- the nirB gene encoding nitrite reductase large subunit NirB yields MAERTPEKLVIVGNGMAPGRMLEELFEKAPGRYQVTIFNAEPRVNYDRIMLSPVLSGEKDYEEIIIHGDGWYIKHGITLYKGHKIVAIDRNAKTVTSDHGVTESYDKLVIATGSVPFIIPVPGKDLRGVITYRDLDDVQAMLLAAQSREKAVVIGGGLLGLEAAAGLAQRGMDVTVLHVMPTLMERQLDPAAGYLLQKAVEERGIKVITKANTKRIVGEEKVEGIELDDGRIIPATLVVMAVGIRPNAGLAKDAGLAVNRGIVVDTGMQTSDGDIMALGECAEVGGMVYGLVAPLYEMARVAASHLAGERKAAFVHSDTPTKLKVTGINLYSVGDFADGDDREEIVLRDATAGVYKRLVLKENRIVGTVLYGETTDGAWFNDLLKRGTDISEMRDTLIFGQAYQGGAPLDPTAAVAALPDDAEICGCNGVCKGKIVSTITSKGLTSLDEVRAHTKASASCGSCTGLVEQLMSVTLGEGYNPAAVQRMCNCTELGHDDVRRLIKAKGLKTIPAVMQELEWKTSCGCAKCRPALNYYLVCDWPDEYADDYQSRFINERVHANIQKDGTYSVVPRMWGGVTNSQELRAIADVVDKFNVPLVKVTGGQRIDLLGIEKEDLPAVWSDLGKAGFVSGQAYAKGLRTVKTCVGSDWCRFGTQDSTGLGIRIEKFMWGSWTPAKLKMAVSGCPRNCAEATCKDIGVICVDSGFEIHFAGAAGLDIKGTEVLGLVKTEDEALEHIVALTQMYREQARYLERIYKWAKRIGLDEIRRQIMDDAEKRKAFYDRFVFSQKFAQVDPWSERVSGKDKHEFRPMATVGFNQAAE; encoded by the coding sequence ATGGCTGAACGCACCCCTGAAAAACTCGTCATCGTCGGCAACGGCATGGCGCCGGGCCGCATGCTCGAAGAGCTCTTCGAGAAGGCGCCCGGGCGCTATCAAGTGACGATCTTCAACGCCGAGCCGCGCGTCAATTATGACCGCATCATGCTCTCGCCGGTGCTGTCCGGCGAAAAAGACTATGAAGAGATCATCATCCATGGCGACGGCTGGTACATCAAGCACGGCATCACCCTCTACAAGGGTCACAAGATCGTCGCGATCGACCGCAACGCCAAGACGGTCACGTCCGACCATGGCGTTACGGAAAGCTACGACAAGCTGGTGATCGCCACCGGCTCGGTGCCCTTCATCATCCCCGTGCCCGGCAAGGACCTGCGCGGCGTCATCACCTATCGCGACCTCGATGACGTGCAGGCGATGCTGCTCGCCGCCCAGTCGCGCGAAAAGGCGGTCGTCATCGGTGGCGGCCTGCTTGGCCTGGAAGCGGCCGCCGGTCTCGCCCAGCGCGGCATGGACGTCACGGTCCTGCACGTCATGCCGACCCTGATGGAGCGCCAGCTCGACCCGGCCGCCGGCTACCTGCTTCAGAAAGCGGTCGAAGAACGCGGCATCAAGGTCATTACAAAGGCGAATACCAAACGCATCGTCGGCGAGGAAAAGGTCGAGGGCATCGAACTCGACGACGGCCGGATCATTCCGGCGACACTCGTCGTCATGGCCGTCGGCATCAGGCCGAATGCCGGCCTGGCCAAGGATGCCGGGCTTGCCGTCAACCGCGGCATCGTCGTCGACACCGGCATGCAGACCTCCGACGGAGACATCATGGCGCTCGGCGAGTGCGCCGAAGTCGGCGGAATGGTCTATGGCCTCGTGGCGCCGCTCTACGAGATGGCCCGGGTTGCCGCCTCTCACCTTGCCGGAGAGCGCAAGGCGGCCTTCGTCCACTCGGACACCCCGACCAAGCTGAAGGTGACCGGCATCAACCTCTATTCGGTCGGCGACTTCGCCGACGGAGACGACCGCGAGGAGATCGTGCTGCGCGACGCCACCGCCGGCGTCTACAAGCGGCTGGTGCTCAAGGAAAACCGCATCGTCGGTACGGTGCTCTACGGCGAGACCACGGACGGCGCCTGGTTCAACGACCTGTTGAAGCGCGGCACCGACATCTCCGAAATGCGCGACACCCTGATCTTCGGCCAGGCCTATCAGGGAGGAGCCCCGCTGGACCCTACGGCGGCCGTTGCAGCCTTGCCGGATGATGCGGAAATCTGCGGCTGCAACGGCGTGTGCAAGGGCAAGATCGTCTCGACGATCACGTCCAAGGGTTTGACCTCGCTCGACGAGGTGCGCGCCCACACCAAGGCGTCGGCCTCCTGCGGCTCCTGCACGGGTCTCGTCGAGCAGCTGATGTCGGTTACCCTCGGCGAAGGCTACAACCCCGCCGCCGTCCAGCGGATGTGCAACTGCACCGAACTCGGCCATGACGACGTGCGCCGGCTGATCAAGGCGAAGGGGCTGAAGACGATTCCCGCCGTCATGCAGGAACTCGAGTGGAAGACCTCCTGCGGCTGCGCCAAATGTCGCCCCGCCCTCAACTACTATCTCGTCTGCGACTGGCCGGACGAATATGCCGACGACTACCAGTCGCGCTTCATCAACGAGCGCGTCCACGCCAACATCCAGAAGGACGGCACCTATTCGGTGGTGCCGCGCATGTGGGGCGGCGTCACCAATTCGCAGGAACTGCGCGCCATCGCCGATGTCGTCGACAAGTTTAACGTTCCGCTGGTCAAGGTCACCGGCGGCCAGCGCATCGACCTGCTCGGCATCGAGAAGGAGGACCTGCCGGCGGTCTGGTCCGATCTCGGCAAGGCCGGCTTCGTCTCCGGCCAGGCCTATGCCAAGGGCCTCAGGACCGTAAAGACCTGCGTCGGCTCCGACTGGTGTCGCTTCGGCACCCAGGATTCGACCGGCCTCGGCATCCGCATCGAGAAGTTCATGTGGGGCTCGTGGACGCCGGCCAAGTTGAAGATGGCCGTCTCCGGCTGCCCGCGCAACTGCGCCGAAGCGACCTGCAAGGACATCGGCGTGATCTGCGTCGACTCCGGCTTCGAGATCCACTTCGCCGGCGCCGCCGGTCTCGATATCAAGGGCACCGAGGTTCTGGGGCTGGTCAAGACCGAGGACGAGGCGCTCGAGCATATCGTCGCGCTGACGCAGATGTATCGTGAACAGGCCCGCTACCTGGAGCGCATCTACAAGTGGGCGAAGCGCATCGGCCTCGACGAGATCCGCCGGCAGATCATGGACGATGCCGAGAAGCGCAAGGCCTTTTACGACCGTTTCGTCTTCAGCCAGAAGTTCGCCCAGGTCGATCCCTGGTCGGAGCGCGTCTCCGGCAAGGACAAGCATGAGTTCCGGCCGATGGCGACGGTCGGCTTCAACCAGGCAGCGGAATGA
- a CDS encoding CmpA/NrtA family ABC transporter substrate-binding protein, with the protein MNALTHIDQSKASKLAAGDGLPAPAIAGHEGSRTVRAGFIPLVDAAVLIAAAEFGFAQKEGITLDLVKEVSWANVRDRLAFRQFDVAHMLSPMPVAAMLGLGSNPSPTIAPFSLGRGGNAITLSSRLYADMQMAGDLDAGATALSNAQALAAVIRRNRAAGRPPLTLGVTYPFSSHNYEFRYWLAAGGIDPDRDVKLVVVPPPMTSDALAASAIDGFCVGAPWNMVASERGVGRIVATKQDIWPSAPEKVLGMRPEWADANPETVSRLIVALDAAARWCDAAENRAALAEALAEQRYVGAPVDIIRRVLAGEFTIDPEGNQRVIDDYFVFHAGFANFPRPSQALWIYSQMVRWGQTALSTEGTEASLSAYRPALYRRALGRLAPPAMDDFAVEGAMPDDRFMDGHIFDPKLIRDYIEAFPVKATSLPDASLDDI; encoded by the coding sequence GTGAACGCATTGACGCATATCGACCAGTCCAAGGCGAGCAAACTTGCCGCCGGCGATGGCCTGCCGGCCCCGGCAATCGCAGGACACGAAGGATCACGTACCGTGCGGGCCGGCTTTATTCCGCTCGTCGATGCGGCCGTGCTGATCGCCGCCGCCGAATTCGGCTTCGCGCAGAAGGAAGGTATCACCCTCGATCTGGTGAAGGAGGTCTCCTGGGCAAACGTCCGCGACCGTCTCGCCTTTCGCCAGTTCGACGTGGCACACATGCTCTCGCCGATGCCGGTCGCCGCGATGCTCGGCCTCGGCTCCAACCCATCGCCGACAATCGCGCCCTTTTCGCTCGGACGCGGCGGCAATGCGATCACCCTGTCGTCGCGGCTCTATGCCGACATGCAGATGGCGGGCGACCTCGACGCCGGCGCAACCGCCCTTTCGAACGCGCAGGCCCTGGCAGCCGTGATCCGGCGCAACCGGGCCGCCGGCCGGCCGCCGCTGACGCTTGGCGTCACCTACCCGTTTTCCTCGCACAATTACGAGTTCCGCTATTGGCTGGCGGCCGGAGGCATCGACCCGGACCGCGACGTCAAGCTCGTCGTCGTGCCGCCGCCGATGACATCCGATGCGCTCGCAGCCAGCGCCATCGACGGCTTTTGCGTCGGCGCCCCGTGGAACATGGTCGCCTCGGAGCGTGGCGTCGGTCGCATCGTCGCGACCAAGCAGGACATCTGGCCCTCCGCGCCGGAAAAGGTCCTCGGCATGCGACCGGAATGGGCCGATGCCAATCCGGAGACCGTTTCACGCCTGATCGTTGCGCTGGACGCCGCTGCCCGCTGGTGCGACGCGGCTGAGAACCGCGCAGCACTCGCGGAGGCTCTTGCCGAACAACGCTACGTCGGCGCCCCCGTCGACATCATCCGCCGGGTGCTGGCCGGCGAATTCACCATCGATCCAGAAGGCAACCAGCGTGTCATCGACGACTATTTCGTCTTCCACGCGGGCTTCGCCAATTTTCCCCGGCCGAGCCAGGCGCTGTGGATCTACAGCCAGATGGTCCGCTGGGGACAGACGGCGTTGTCCACCGAGGGGACCGAGGCAAGCCTTTCCGCCTACCGGCCGGCACTTTACCGCCGGGCTCTCGGGAGACTGGCCCCGCCGGCGATGGACGACTTTGCTGTCGAAGGCGCAATGCCCGATGATCGCTTCATGGACGGACACATCTTCGACCCGAAACTGATCCGGGATTACATCGAGGCCTTTCCTGTAAAGGCGACCAGCCTTCCCGACGCTTCGCTCGACGACATCTGA
- a CDS encoding ANTAR domain-containing response regulator, giving the protein MSQRDLTILVIDENAIRASIIEEGLREAGHGNVTVIHEVHGVARTIETLQPDVIVIDIENPNRDMMEHLFQLTRTVGRPIAMFVDRSDTASIEAAVEAGVSAYVIDGLRKERVKPILDMAVSRFNAFSRLQRELADAKSALEERKLVERAKGILMKMRGLSEEEAFTLLRQTAMNEKKKISEIAQSVVTAAGLLIR; this is encoded by the coding sequence ATGTCCCAGCGAGACCTGACCATTCTAGTCATTGACGAGAACGCCATTCGCGCCTCGATCATCGAGGAGGGCCTGCGCGAAGCAGGCCACGGCAATGTCACGGTCATCCACGAAGTTCACGGGGTTGCACGCACCATCGAGACGCTGCAGCCCGACGTGATCGTCATCGACATCGAAAACCCCAACCGGGACATGATGGAGCACCTCTTCCAGCTGACGCGCACCGTCGGCCGGCCGATTGCCATGTTCGTCGACCGCTCCGACACCGCCTCGATCGAGGCGGCAGTCGAGGCCGGCGTCTCTGCTTACGTGATCGACGGGCTCAGAAAGGAACGCGTCAAGCCTATCCTCGACATGGCCGTCAGCCGTTTCAATGCCTTCAGCCGGCTTCAACGGGAACTTGCCGACGCAAAATCGGCCCTCGAGGAACGCAAGCTCGTCGAGCGCGCCAAAGGCATCCTCATGAAAATGCGAGGGCTTTCCGAGGAGGAGGCCTTCACGCTGCTTCGCCAAACCGCAATGAACGAGAAAAAGAAGATCTCGGAAATCGCGCAAAGCGTGGTCACCGCCGCCGGATTGCTGATCCGATGA
- a CDS encoding dihydrolipoamide acetyltransferase family protein: MGDLIDINAPVEQEGTKAIVRNWLKKIGESVKSGDPLVELETDKVTQEVPAPADGFLSEILMENGDDALPGAILGRIGSEPPGHEQPDMPAQMDALKTSTGSSPPPHFSPAVRRAAEEYGIDPTTIAGTGRDGRVTRADMDRAFAEAPGRAAPAPEPKPTEPPPSSRPMEPADAGAALRSRKIAHSGMRTAIATHMLQSVTTAPHVTAVFEADFSAIMRHRDAHKAKPAAEGSPLSYTAYIVSACVAAMRAVPNVNSRWHDDALEVFDDINIGVGIALGDKGLIVPVIHQAQHLSLAAIAAKLQDMTARARSNALGPAEVRGGTFTISNHGVSGSLFAAPIIINQPQSAILGVGKLEKRVVVREVDGVDTIQIRPMAYVSLTIDHRALDGHQTNMWLTHFVQALENWPK; this comes from the coding sequence ATGGGCGATCTCATCGACATCAACGCCCCCGTCGAGCAGGAGGGGACGAAGGCCATCGTCCGCAACTGGCTCAAGAAAATCGGTGAAAGCGTGAAATCCGGCGACCCCCTGGTCGAGCTCGAAACCGACAAGGTGACCCAGGAAGTCCCCGCGCCCGCCGACGGCTTCCTGTCCGAAATCCTCATGGAGAACGGCGACGATGCCCTCCCCGGCGCCATCCTCGGCCGCATCGGCAGCGAACCTCCCGGCCACGAGCAGCCTGACATGCCGGCGCAGATGGATGCCTTGAAGACGTCCACCGGCTCTTCGCCGCCACCGCATTTCTCTCCTGCCGTGCGCCGCGCGGCCGAGGAATACGGCATCGATCCGACGACGATTGCCGGCACCGGCCGGGACGGCCGCGTCACCCGCGCCGACATGGACAGGGCCTTCGCGGAGGCGCCGGGACGCGCCGCACCTGCCCCCGAGCCGAAGCCCACCGAGCCTCCGCCGTCATCTCGGCCGATGGAACCCGCCGATGCGGGCGCTGCACTCCGCTCGCGGAAGATCGCGCATAGCGGCATGCGGACGGCGATCGCCACCCACATGCTGCAGTCGGTGACGACCGCGCCGCACGTGACTGCCGTCTTTGAGGCCGATTTCTCAGCGATCATGCGCCACCGTGACGCCCATAAGGCGAAGCCCGCGGCCGAGGGCAGCCCCCTCTCCTATACGGCCTATATCGTTTCCGCCTGCGTCGCGGCGATGCGCGCGGTGCCCAACGTCAACAGCCGCTGGCACGACGATGCGCTCGAAGTGTTCGACGACATCAATATCGGCGTCGGGATCGCCCTTGGCGACAAAGGCTTGATCGTGCCGGTGATCCATCAGGCCCAGCACCTTTCCCTCGCCGCCATTGCGGCGAAGCTGCAGGACATGACGGCGCGGGCACGGTCAAACGCGCTCGGCCCCGCCGAGGTCAGGGGCGGGACCTTCACCATTTCCAATCACGGCGTCTCCGGATCGCTGTTCGCGGCACCGATCATCATCAACCAGCCGCAATCGGCGATCCTCGGCGTCGGGAAACTGGAGAAACGGGTCGTGGTGCGCGAGGTCGACGGGGTCGACACGATCCAGATCCGGCCGATGGCCTATGTGTCGTTGACCATCGATCACCGGGCGCTCGACGGTCACCAGACGAATATGTGGCTCACCCACTTCGTTCAGGCCCTCGAGAACTGGCCAAAATGA
- a CDS encoding alpha-ketoacid dehydrogenase subunit alpha/beta — protein MGQAALKPDRRNAPDESIDWKRVLHLMLLSRELDEMEEKRLVPEKKVLYQFSARGHDMAQILLGLNLTGRHDAACGYYRSRPLLLSLGVDPADALGSAMARAGGYSDGRDIGVVFNYPNPNGASALPMCGGVGSQYTPTAGWAQAITYFSEQLKNENYDRDIAVVLGGDGSVASNGFWSALTVATTQGLPMLFYIEDNGFGISVPSTLQTPDGNIAANLAAWKNLAILDGDGSDPEEAARLTKGAVDLVRDERMPVLLRLKVPRLEGHSFQDTQTYKSEELVRSEWARDPLPRLKDYLVPAVLREEEWEAVAGAAKAAAEQARIEAESRPVADPETVTSNVFFEGEMQVMGGQYRAGYRPPETTETPQGDGQRINMVTAIRRTLDHEMSINERVVLFGEDIGPKGGVHAVTLGLQEKYGTTRVFDTSLSEEGIVGRAVGMALAGLVPVPEIQFRKYAEPASEQINDCGTVRWRTNNRFAAPIVVRMPGGFFKCGDPWHSQTNEVAFVHQPGWKVAVPSNAEDAVGLLRTSLRGNDPVIFFEHRAMLDHAWARRPYPGDHFALPFGKAKFTRQGSDISIVTWGAMVHRCEEAAEGISADVIDLRTLMPWDRNAVLSSVRRTRRCLIVHEDLGTAGFGAEIAAAVADEAFIDLDAPVSRLTMPDIPSPHNPALLDWAVPSTERIRRKITDLLEY, from the coding sequence ATGGGACAGGCTGCGCTCAAACCGGACCGGCGGAACGCACCGGACGAGAGCATCGACTGGAAGCGGGTCCTGCACCTCATGCTGCTGTCCCGCGAGCTCGACGAGATGGAGGAAAAGCGCCTCGTCCCGGAGAAGAAGGTTCTCTATCAGTTCTCGGCGCGGGGCCATGACATGGCGCAGATCCTCCTGGGACTGAACCTCACGGGACGGCATGACGCGGCCTGCGGCTATTATCGCTCACGACCGCTGCTTCTGTCGCTCGGCGTCGATCCGGCCGATGCGCTCGGCTCCGCCATGGCGCGGGCCGGAGGCTATTCCGATGGCCGCGATATCGGCGTCGTCTTCAACTATCCCAACCCGAACGGCGCCTCTGCGCTGCCGATGTGCGGCGGCGTCGGATCCCAGTACACGCCGACGGCCGGATGGGCGCAGGCGATCACCTATTTCAGCGAGCAGCTTAAGAACGAGAACTATGACCGGGACATCGCAGTCGTCCTCGGTGGCGATGGTTCGGTCGCCTCCAACGGCTTCTGGTCCGCGCTGACGGTCGCCACGACACAAGGGCTGCCGATGCTCTTCTATATCGAAGACAACGGCTTCGGCATCTCGGTTCCCTCCACCCTTCAGACGCCCGACGGCAACATCGCCGCCAATCTTGCGGCCTGGAAGAACCTGGCCATCCTCGATGGCGACGGCTCAGATCCGGAGGAGGCGGCCCGGTTGACGAAGGGCGCCGTCGACCTGGTGCGGGACGAGCGGATGCCGGTTCTGCTGCGGCTGAAAGTGCCACGCCTCGAAGGACACAGCTTCCAGGATACCCAGACCTACAAGAGCGAAGAACTCGTCAGAAGCGAGTGGGCGCGCGATCCTCTGCCGCGGCTCAAGGATTATCTGGTGCCTGCCGTCTTGCGCGAGGAGGAATGGGAAGCGGTCGCCGGCGCTGCCAAGGCGGCCGCCGAACAGGCCCGCATCGAGGCCGAGTCCCGACCGGTCGCCGATCCGGAAACGGTTACCAGCAATGTCTTCTTCGAGGGCGAGATGCAGGTGATGGGCGGCCAGTACCGTGCCGGTTACCGACCGCCGGAGACAACCGAGACGCCGCAAGGCGACGGCCAGCGGATCAATATGGTGACAGCGATCCGGCGAACCCTCGACCACGAAATGTCGATCAACGAAAGGGTTGTCCTGTTCGGCGAGGATATCGGCCCGAAGGGCGGCGTCCATGCCGTTACCCTCGGGCTGCAGGAAAAATACGGCACGACCCGTGTGTTCGATACCTCGCTGTCGGAGGAGGGCATCGTCGGCCGTGCCGTCGGCATGGCGCTGGCCGGGCTCGTGCCTGTGCCTGAGATCCAGTTCCGCAAATATGCCGAGCCGGCGAGCGAACAGATCAACGATTGCGGGACCGTCCGGTGGCGGACCAACAACCGCTTCGCCGCGCCGATCGTTGTGCGCATGCCGGGCGGGTTCTTCAAATGCGGCGACCCGTGGCACAGCCAGACGAACGAAGTCGCCTTCGTCCATCAGCCCGGCTGGAAGGTCGCCGTTCCGTCGAACGCCGAGGACGCCGTCGGGCTGCTGCGCACCTCGCTGCGCGGCAACGATCCGGTGATCTTCTTCGAGCATCGCGCCATGCTGGATCATGCCTGGGCGCGGCGCCCCTATCCCGGCGACCACTTCGCGCTGCCCTTCGGCAAGGCGAAGTTCACGCGCCAGGGCAGCGACATCAGCATCGTCACCTGGGGCGCCATGGTGCACCGCTGCGAAGAGGCCGCCGAGGGGATTTCCGCCGACGTCATCGACCTCAGGACATTGATGCCGTGGGACCGCAACGCGGTGCTTTCCTCGGTCCGCCGCACCCGCCGCTGCTTGATCGTCCACGAGGACCTCGGCACCGCGGGCTTTGGCGCGGAAATCGCCGCAGCCGTCGCCGACGAAGCCTTCATCGATCTCGACGCCCCGGTTTCGCGGCTGACCATGCCCGATATTCCAAGTCCCCACAATCCTGCCCTGCTCGACTGGGCGGTCCCCTCGACGGAGCGGATTCGCCGAAAAATCACCGATCTGCTGGAGTATTGA